In Carya illinoinensis cultivar Pawnee chromosome 10, C.illinoinensisPawnee_v1, whole genome shotgun sequence, one DNA window encodes the following:
- the LOC122279369 gene encoding receptor like protein 22-like — MRIPFFLSIFLIPICSILPGFSIFLVSGQCLNDQKDLLLKLNNSLKFDIASSTKLRHWNPSSDCCGWQGVSCSSEGRVTGLDLSDESISGGLDNSRSLFSLQYLQNLSLAYNKFNYSLIPSGLGKLTNLRRLNLSKAGFAGQIPIEISRLRRLVILDLSALSFPGDSTLKLENPKLKMLVQNFTELTELHLDGVNISEQGNEWCEALSSSVSNLTVLSMSNCNLLGPLNPSLLKLQSLSSIRLDNNNLSATIPDFFANFTNLTSLRLSSSGLFHTFPEKIFQVPALEVLDLSNNVRLGGSLPDFPQNGHLRTLVLSHTNFSGTLPHSIGNLSMLSRMDFSSCNFSGSIPTTMANLTQLLYLDMSLNNFSGPIPSFSKAKNLTQINLSHNDLTGQITSTHWQELKNLVNLDLRNNSLNGKVPASLFSHLSLQILLLSNNQFAGQLNLFSNISNVLHTLDLSSNNLRGTIPVSVFDLQGLKTLSLSSNNLNGSVQLNMIHQLTNLSSLDLSYNSFSIEYDRTGSPAPSFPNITTLKLASSKLKIFPDFLRNQSKLTFLDLSDNEIGGEIPNWIWKLPSLLLLNLSFNNFVSLERYSLNVSSLSVLDIRSNRLRGQLPDLPPFATYLDFSKNNFNSMIPSDIGDFLSYAYFFSLSSNKFKRSIPASICNATYLQVLDLSNNSFSGMIPECLVRMSKTLRVLNLGRNNLHGKISDTFPDNCVLQTLDLNGNQLVGQVPRSLENCTRLEVFNIGNNHIEDIFPCHLKNASVLRVLVLHSNKFNRSLGCLGRNATWPMLQILDVASNNFTGKLPIKCFRTWKAMWKSEDEAESELNHLRFKVLGFGNFYYQDAVTVTVKGLSMELVKILTLFTSIDVSCNNLEGPIPEAFGGLSTLYVLNLSHNALSGQIPKSLANLAQLESLDLSSNKLTGEIPMQLAENLIFLSALNLSFNQLMGPIPFIKQFGTFSESSYLGNEGLCGFPLKKNCSAGGTPPSAAPKSPEPRSYMPIGFDWQFILTGLGFGVGAALFVAPLMFWEKGRRWYNESTDKIILLTLTMIGLSYTGSKDGKLEADEDIEDDSIEDYDDEDETEDEEFRGRYCVFCSKLDISRKRVIHDPKCICRSSPLISSSSSTSSSSP, encoded by the coding sequence ATGAGAATTCCGTTCTTTTTATCGATTTTCTTGATACCCATATGCTCAATTTTGCCCGGCTTCTCGATCTTTCTGGTCTCTGGCCAATGTTTGAACGATCAGAAAGACTTGTTGCTCAAATTGAACAACAGCCTCAAATTCGATATAGCTTCCTCCACAAAACTGAGACACTGGAATCCGAGTTCCGATTGCTGTGGGTGGCAAGGTGTAAGTTGCAGCAGCGAGGGACGTGTTACTGGACTCGACCTGAGCGATGAATCCATCTCGGGAGGACTTGACAATTCGCGTAGCCTCTTCAGTCTTCAGTACCTCCAGAACCTAAGTTTGGCATATAACAAGTTCAACTATTCTCTGATTCCGTCAGGGCTTGGCAAATTGACgaatttgagacgtttgaacCTATCAAAAGCTGGCTTTGCAGGTCAGATTCCGATTGAGATTTCACGCTTGAGAAGGTTGGTTATCCTTGATTTATCTGCCCTTTCCTTCCCTGGAGATTCTACGCTAAAACTTGAGAATCCAAAATTAAAGATGCTGGTTCAAAACTTTACGGAGCTTACAGAACTTCATCTTGATGGTGTCAACATATCAGAACAAGGGAACGAGTGGTGTGAGGCTTTATCATCATCAGTGTCAAATTTGACGGTATTGAGCATGTCAAATTGCAATCTTTTAGGCCCTTTGAATCCCTCCTTATTAAAGCTTCAGTCCCTCTCAAGTATTCGTCTGGATAATAACAACTTGTCTGCTACAATTCCAGACTTCTTCGCGAATTTCACAAATTTGACGTCCTTGCGTCTCAGTTCTAGTGGGTTGTTTCACACATTTCCAGAAAAGATCTTCCAGGTGCCTGCACTAGAGGTTCTTGACTTGTCTAATAATGTACGACTCGGTGGTTCCTTGCCAGATTTTCCTCAGAATGGGCATCTTCGAACCCTGGTACTTAGCCACACAAATTTCTCGGGAACATTGCCGCATTCTATTGGTAACCTTTCCATGTTGTCTAGAATGGATTTTTCAAGTTGCAATTTCAGCGGATCAATTCCAACTACAATGGCAAATCTTACCCAATTGCTTTACCTGGACATGTCATTGAACAATTTCAGTGGACCAATTCCATCCTTCAGCAAGGCCAAGAATCTGACTCAGATAAACCTTTCTCATAACGATTTAACCGGTCAGATTACTTCTACTCACTGGCAAGAGCTTAAGAATCTGGTAAACCTTGACTTGCGTAACAATTCTCTGAATGGGAAAGTTCCCGCTTCTCTGTTTTCCCATTTATCATTGCAGATTCTACTACTTTCCAACAACCAATTTGCTGGTCAACTAAATCTATTTTCCAACATTTCTAATGTACTCCACACCCTTGATTTGAGCAGCAACAATTTGCGAGGGACAATCCCTGTGTCTGTCTTTGATCTTCAAGGTCTTAAAaccctctcactttcttcaaataATCTAAACGGCTCAGTCCAGCTAAATATGATCCACCAGTTGACAAATCTTTCCAGTCTTGATCTTTCCTACAACAGCTTCTCAATTGAATATGACAGAACTGGTTCTCCGGCCCCCTCCTTTCCCAACATTACTACGTTAAAATTGGCTTCCAGCAAGTTGAAAATATTTCCTGATTTTTTGAGAAACCAATCCAAATTAACATTTCTAGACCTTTCAGATAACGAGATTGGAGGAGAGATACCCAACTGGATATGGAAATTACCTTCTCTTCTCCTGTTAAATCTTTCTTTTAACAATTTCGTGAGTCTAGAACGATATTCACTCAATGTTTCTTCTCTGAGTGTCCTGGACATTCGTTCCAACCGACTCCGAGGGCAACTCCCAGATCTCCCACCATTTGCCACGTATTTGGATTTCTCGAAGAATAATTTCAACTCTATGATACCCTCTGACATCGGTGACTTCCTTTCTTATGcttatttcttctctctttcaagCAATAAATTCAAAAGGAGCATCCCTGCATCGATCTGCAATGCAACATACCTCCAAGTTCTAGATCTGTCTAATAATTCCTTCAGTGGCATGATTCCGGAATGTTTGGTTCGGATGAGTAAGACTCTTAGGGTGCTAAATCTAGGGAGAAACAATCTCCATGGAAAAATCTCTGATACATTTCCAGACAACTGTGTATTGCAAACTTTAGATCTCAATGGAAACCAACTTGTAGGACAGGTACCTAGATCTCTGGAAAATTGCACAAGGTTAGAGGTCTTCAATATTGGTAACAACCACATTGAGGATATCTTCCCATGTCACTTGAAGAACGCATCCGTATTGCGTGTCCTTGTTTTGCACTCTAACAAGTTTAACAGGTCCCTTGGTTGTCTAGGGCGTAATGCCACTTGGCCCATGCTTCAAATTTTGGATGTAGCTTCGAACAATTTCACTGGTAAGCTTCCAATAAAATGCTTTCGTACCTGGAAGGCTATGTGGAAAAGTGAAGATGAGGCCGAATCAGAGCTCAATCACCTTCGATTTAAAGTCCTGGGATTTGGTAACTTTTATTATCAAGATGCGGTCACAGTTACCGTTAAAGGTCTAAGCATGGAATTGGTGAAGATTCTAACGCTTTTTACCTCGATTGACGTTTCCTGCAACAACCTGGAGGGGCCAATACCAGAAGCATTTGGTGGACTCTCAACACTATACGTTCTAAACTTGTCGCATAATGCTCTTTCAGGACAAATCCCAAAATCTCTGGCAAACTTGGCACAGTTGGAGTCATTGGACTTGTCAAGCAATAAGCTTACAGGGGAGATTCCAATGCAACTTGCAGAAAATCTTATTTTCCTTTCAGCCCTAAACCTCTCCTTCAATCAACTGATGGGGCCGATTCCGTTTATCAAACAGTTCGGTACTTTTTCAGAAAGTTCGTACTTAGGGAACGAAGGATTATGTGGCTTTCCTCTTAAGAAAAATTGCAGTGCTGGAGGGACACCACCGTCAGCAGCACCAAAATCTCCAGAACCAAGATCATATATGCCGATTGGATTTGATTGGCAGTTCATACTGACTGGGCTTGGCTTTGGGGTAGGAGCAGCATTGTTTGTTGCTCCCCTGATGTTTTGggagaaaggaagaagatggtACAACGAAAGCACTGATAAAATTATTCTGCTGACTCTTACAATGATAGGATTGTCTTACACGGGCAGCAAAGATGGCAAGCTTGAGGCAGATGAAGACATTGAAGATGACAGCATAGAAGActatgatgatgaagatgaaacGGAAGATGAAGAATTTCGAGGGCGATACTGTGTGTTTTGTTCCAAACTTGACATTAGTAGGAAGAGGGTCATCCACGATCCCAAATGTATATGCCGTAGCTCACCTCtgatctcttcctcttcctctacaTCCTCGTCTTCTCCATAG
- the LOC122278283 gene encoding transcription factor LAX PANICLE 1: MDNFSTANPSSEFSSVANSIKEKKKGGKRSREVKLSTDPQSVAARERRHRISDRFKILQSLVPGGSKMDTVSMLGEAIHYVKFLQTQIWLHQTMISFFDEDTSCLDLASSFPSQQTFNAQNSLADQEEPSPPGPLPNSCLQSQETLSLDPYVKYYH, translated from the coding sequence ATGGACAACTTTTCCACTGCTAACCCTAGCTCTGAGTTTTCTTCAGTGGCAAACAGCatcaaagagaagaagaaaggtgGGAAGAGAAGCAGAGAAGTGAAGCTCTCGACTGATCCACAAAGCGTAGCTGCTAGGGAAAGGAGGCACAGGATCAGTGACCGTTTCAAGATCTTGCAGAGCTTAGTTCCTGGTGGGAGTAAGATGGACACGGTGTCAATGTTGGGAGAGGCTATTCACTACGTGAAGTTCCTCCAGACTCAAATTTGGCTTCACCAAACCATGATCAGCTTTTTCGATGAGGATACATCTTGCTTAGACCttgcttcttcttttccttcccaaCAGACCTTTAATGCACAAAACAGTTTAGCGGACCAAGAGGAACCATCACCACCAGGACCATTGCCGAATTCCTGCCTCCAATCTCAAGAGACCTTGTCTTTGGATCCTTATGTGAAATACTATCATTGA